In Mesoplasma florum L1, the DNA window GATTCAACCCACAAAATAATTTTTCAAGGGATAATAGAATTACATTCTCAAAGCAAAGAAGTTACTATTAGTTCTGTAGCAAACCAAATTGAAAAAAAAGGAAACTTGGAGTCAATTGGTGGAATTCAAAGACTTCAAGATATTGCTTTAGACTTCTTTTCAGATGAAGGAATTGAAAACTTCATAGAAGATATTTTTTACGCTAGTTCTTCAAGAAAATTTGATGCAGCTTTAAGAAGAGTTCAAAATTTAAGAAGAGAAGAACAAATGGATATTGAATCATCAATTAACGAAATTCAAAAAGAATTATTAAAAATAGATCTTAATGCACAAAAAAACGATGTTCAAAGTATTCATGCCTCAACTGAGTCATTAATTAAAAAAATTCAAGAGTTGGAAAAAAGAAGTGAAACTTTAACAGGTATACCAACTGATCTTTTTGAGTTAGATGAAATAACTTCAGGTCTTCAAGAAGGAGATTTAATTATTTTAGCAGCTCGTCCAAGTATGGGTAAAACAGCTTTTGCCTTAAACTTAGCTTACAATGCGGCAAGACATAAAAATGGAGTTGCTGTTTTCTCATTAGAAATGCCAGCTGAACAATTGACACAAAGAATAATGACAATGGTTTCAAAAATAGATTCAAAAAAATTAAGAACTGGTAAAAATATTTCTAAAGCTGAATGAAGTAATCTTTTAGCTTCAAAAGAAATTGTTTCACAATTACCAATTTATATTGATGATACTCCTGGAATAACTGTTCAACAAATTCAATCAAAATTATATAAATTAAAAAGAGATCATGATGTTAAATTTTGTGTTGTGGACTACCTTCAATTAATTAGTTCAACAAACGGCTCAGCAGATAGACAAAATGAAATATCAAATATTTCTCGTCAACTAAAAAGAGTTGCCAGAGAATTAAGAATACCTATTGTTTGTTTATCACAACTTTCAAGAAGTGTTGAAAAACGTGAAGATAAAAGACCTATAATGTCTGACTTACGTGATTCTGGTGCTATTGAGCAAGATGCTGATATTATTATGTTTTTATATCGAGATGATTATTACAAACATAAAGACGGTAATGAAGAAGAAAATAAAATTGTTGATCAAGTAAGTGCTACAGATTTAATTCTTTCAAAACATAGAAATGGTGCTACTGGAACTATCAATATATTATTTGATAAAAGTCATGGAAAATTCATGGATAAAGGGTAATTGAAATGGGAGAAATTCCATTTTTTTTGTTATAATTATACAAGATATGCTCATAAGGAGGATTTATGAAGAAATTATTATCTATTATTACAGCATTAACTGTAGCAGCATCAGCAACTAGTAGTTTAGTGTCATGTAAAGTAATTACAAATGGCTTTGATATTGAAATAACAGAATATAAAGCAGCAGGAAATTTAAAATATACTTTTGATACAAATGCAGGTGAATATGTACCTAAAACGGACTACACAACAACTGAAGCAGATGTTAAAAAAGCTCTTGACGGTGCAACAGGGACTTTTGCTTCATCACTAGTTACTGATATGATTAACTCCTTATTTTTTAATGCTAATTTAAGCGTTACTCAAAACTCAAAAGATATATGACAATATTTATTTAGAACAGATAAAGAAGGTATATATGCTGATGGTCAATATAGAACTGCTGGTTTAAATAGTAGTCAAAATGAAGAAATTGATAAATATTATTCAGAAATTAGAAATATTACATCTTTATTAGGATTAATGCAATATTCAGAATGAACTAATTCAAATTCAAAAGAAGTTCAATCATTAGATGAAAGCGGTAAACCATTTGTTTTATCAAAAGAAACATTAGACTTTATTAATAATGAAACTAATATGTTTGAAAGTTCAAATAATCAAGGTATTACAAATGTAAAAATTAATTCAATTCCAAAATTATATGAAGGAAATATTGGTCTTGCAACTAAATCAGATAATGAAAGTTCTGATGCCGAAGAAACTGTATATGAGCCAATTAATATAACAAGCTACGAGAAAAAATATATTTCTAAAGAAACAAACTATAATGCAAAAACAGCAAAAGAAACTGAAGACAGTAAAGGTGAAAAAGGATATGTAGATTACATATCAGGAACTAACCTTTCAGCTAATTTCTTTTCTCAATTATTAATATCATCACCACAGGCTGATTCAAAACCTGAATTAGATATTCAAGTTCAAAGAGTTGAAAAACAATCTGATACAAGTAAAGAAAACTTCAAAAAACAAGGACTAGTTTTAAATTCTAAAAAAGATACTGATCCTATTGTGTTCGAATATACTGAAGATGAAAAGGGAAATAGAACAAGTTATGCATATGGTTATTCTTTAATACCTTTAGCACCTATTAACTTAGAGATGACATACAATAACGATCGAGATTTAAAAACAGGTGAACCTAAACCAGGCAGCCAAAATTATAAAATAAATTTAACTATTGATGGACTAAGCGCAGCATTTAAACCAGTTCTAAGTTTTACTTCAAATTTAGATTTAGAAGGTAATAAAACTGATAAAGATGGTACTCCATATGTTGGGTGAAGATTTATGAATTATCAATTTAATTCAAAAAATATTATAGGTTATGATGAACAAGGAAATCAATTTACTGATAAGCCAAGTAAAAAAATGACTGCAACAAATAAAAAATTCAATGATTTTAATATTACTGATTTAACATTTGAAAAAGCTTAATTAAAAGAATCTTAAAAGTGTCATTTGACGCTTTTTTTGTTTAATAAAACAAAACTCATTTAATATAAGTATAATATTATTAAGTATTTTACACTGAAAGGAGATATGATGGATAATTTTTTAAAATGATTGATGTCTGGAAATCATCTAGCATATGCTTCTAGTTTGCTAACATTTTGTTGTTTAGCTCTTTTTGGATTAGGTTCTTTTATATATAAAAAATATTTAGTTAGAAAAGGAGAATTCTTTATTTCTCCCACATTTAATACTAAGAATATTACATATATGGGAATAATGATTGCTTGTTCAGTTTCAGTAACTGTTGTTATTTCATTGGTTGCCCCTATTACAGTTTTCCCACCAATCAGAGTTGCTTTTGAAGGAATTATGATTAAAATTACTGGTA includes these proteins:
- the dnaB gene encoding replicative DNA helicase: MSRKDMSENNLHSVEKMVLAIAMHSPNALPDIMTGLVADDFLDSTHKIIFQGIIELHSQSKEVTISSVANQIEKKGNLESIGGIQRLQDIALDFFSDEGIENFIEDIFYASSSRKFDAALRRVQNLRREEQMDIESSINEIQKELLKIDLNAQKNDVQSIHASTESLIKKIQELEKRSETLTGIPTDLFELDEITSGLQEGDLIILAARPSMGKTAFALNLAYNAARHKNGVAVFSLEMPAEQLTQRIMTMVSKIDSKKLRTGKNISKAEWSNLLASKEIVSQLPIYIDDTPGITVQQIQSKLYKLKRDHDVKFCVVDYLQLISSTNGSADRQNEISNISRQLKRVARELRIPIVCLSQLSRSVEKREDKRPIMSDLRDSGAIEQDADIIMFLYRDDYYKHKDGNEEENKIVDQVSATDLILSKHRNGATGTINILFDKSHGKFMDKG